A part of Paraliobacillus zengyii genomic DNA contains:
- a CDS encoding sensor histidine kinase → MIKIRSKLLLYFIVLLLFILVLFFVREQNDQQVKELYEESSNHLLLLNDITNITDQMYQSLQLYVKEPITDNLDSYKQDKEELRDLQQTFTNREMLGITKKNYLNIITSFIEHTDQTVQGVNDQDIQNYSIHLSEAEKTSTYIHSQTLDLINNELSNYQGIYKLEDQKIQQTKNMGTAIFISFIVLSILFAIWFSNGITRTIDRLTRAAQEISSGYFSGKDVVISRKDELWFLTKTFNEMKRNIRQSVAEIEEKARLAQLLKEMELKSLQNQINPHFLFNTLNTISKTSIIEGAERTNDLIASVSALLRYNIGNIDRDTFLRDEVEVVKEYFFIQKTRFGNRVEFTQHIDQTCLLTPIPCLTLQPIVENAFMHGIESMAAGAKIELRIYQDGERVVINISDNGVGMDQDTIDHLLEEREEPELVLSEKRSGHSTGIGLRNVIDRLKLFDKDSEVTISSRLGIGTTVSIWLKKQQ, encoded by the coding sequence ATGATTAAAATACGGTCGAAGCTATTACTTTATTTTATTGTTCTCTTATTATTCATTTTAGTTCTGTTTTTTGTTCGTGAACAAAACGATCAACAAGTAAAGGAGTTATATGAAGAAAGTTCGAATCATTTATTACTATTAAATGATATCACCAACATAACGGATCAAATGTATCAATCTTTACAACTTTATGTAAAAGAACCGATAACAGATAACCTTGATTCATATAAGCAAGATAAAGAAGAGTTACGCGACTTACAACAGACTTTTACGAATAGAGAAATGTTAGGTATAACAAAGAAAAACTATCTGAATATAATCACAAGTTTTATTGAACACACGGATCAGACAGTTCAAGGAGTAAACGATCAGGATATTCAAAATTATTCGATTCATTTAAGTGAAGCAGAAAAAACATCAACATACATTCATTCACAAACACTCGATCTTATTAATAATGAACTATCAAACTATCAGGGTATATACAAGCTTGAGGATCAAAAAATTCAGCAAACAAAAAATATGGGCACTGCGATATTCATTTCTTTTATCGTCCTTAGTATTTTATTTGCAATTTGGTTTTCTAATGGTATTACGAGAACGATTGATCGCTTAACAAGGGCGGCACAAGAAATATCTTCTGGATACTTTTCTGGAAAGGATGTTGTCATTTCAAGAAAAGACGAACTATGGTTTTTAACTAAAACATTTAATGAAATGAAAAGAAATATCAGACAATCTGTAGCGGAAATTGAAGAAAAGGCTAGGCTTGCTCAATTATTAAAAGAGATGGAGTTAAAAAGTCTACAAAATCAAATTAATCCACACTTCCTTTTTAACACACTAAATACAATATCTAAAACATCAATTATTGAAGGTGCGGAGCGGACAAATGATTTAATTGCATCCGTCTCAGCGTTACTTCGCTATAATATTGGCAATATCGATCGAGATACATTTCTAAGGGATGAGGTGGAAGTTGTAAAAGAATATTTCTTTATTCAAAAAACGCGTTTTGGAAATCGTGTGGAGTTCACTCAACATATTGATCAAACGTGCTTGTTGACACCTATCCCATGTCTAACCCTCCAGCCAATTGTAGAGAATGCTTTTATGCACGGCATAGAATCGATGGCAGCTGGAGCCAAAATCGAATTGCGTATTTATCAAGATGGAGAAAGAGTCGTAATTAATATTAGCGATAATGGTGTTGGTATGGACCAAGATACAATTGATCACCTATTAGAAGAAAGAGAAGAGCCAGAACTCGTTCTATCCGAAAAAAGATCAGGACACTCAACAGGGATTGGACTAAGGAATGTTATTGATCGACTTAAATTATTTGACAAAGATAGTGAAGTTACCATTTCTTCGAGACTAGGAATTGGTACTACTGTTTCGATTTGGTTAAAGAAACAACAGTAA
- a CDS encoding sugar-binding protein has protein sequence MMKRISYLYIFLLVLFIVGLAFSFSFYKKADTYDERLTNARPSSSLPTYHFSLIGEEMDHDYWRLVGDGAKTTESIYDVFVEYDGPNRSNPEEQLELLDMAIKSKVDGIIVQALNEDFTPMINKAVDAGIPVITIDTDSPTSLRSAYIGTDNYAAGQLAGEALVKDTDGEATVGIITGSFDNVHHQLRIEGFKNIVDQIEGIRIVGIDESNITGVEAEEKAYTMLAEHNEITAFYGTSSFDASGIVAAANSLNLQGNLYVIGFDTLDENIDLLKNGEIDVLIEQQPYEMGYRSIEIMLDIIKDRSIEEINHTDATAIRRVDLADWTRPKDDTP, from the coding sequence ATGATGAAACGCATATCCTACTTATATATTTTTTTACTAGTATTGTTTATTGTGGGGCTAGCTTTTTCTTTTTCATTTTATAAGAAAGCGGATACTTATGATGAGCGATTGACTAATGCCAGACCATCTTCATCTCTTCCTACCTATCACTTTTCCTTAATCGGTGAGGAAATGGATCATGATTATTGGCGTTTAGTTGGGGATGGAGCAAAAACGACAGAGTCCATATACGATGTGTTTGTTGAATACGATGGACCAAATCGATCAAATCCAGAGGAACAACTGGAACTTCTTGATATGGCGATTAAATCAAAAGTGGACGGGATTATTGTGCAAGCATTGAATGAAGATTTCACCCCAATGATTAATAAAGCCGTGGATGCAGGTATTCCTGTTATAACGATTGATACTGATTCTCCGACAAGCTTACGTTCTGCTTATATTGGTACTGATAACTACGCTGCAGGACAGTTAGCGGGAGAGGCATTAGTCAAAGATACTGATGGAGAAGCAACTGTAGGAATTATTACGGGTAGTTTTGATAATGTACATCACCAACTTCGAATAGAAGGATTTAAAAATATTGTGGATCAAATCGAAGGAATTAGGATTGTTGGGATTGATGAATCAAATATCACAGGCGTGGAAGCTGAGGAAAAAGCGTATACCATGTTAGCGGAGCATAATGAAATCACAGCATTTTACGGTACGAGTTCGTTTGATGCGAGCGGCATTGTTGCAGCAGCAAATTCTTTAAATCTACAAGGTAATTTGTATGTAATTGGTTTTGATACACTGGATGAAAATATAGATTTATTGAAAAACGGTGAAATTGACGTACTTATTGAACAACAACCATATGAAATGGGTTACCGAAGCATTGAAATTATGCTTGATATTATTAAGGATAGATCAATTGAAGAAATCAATCATACCGATGCAACCGCTATCCGCAGAGTGGACTTAGCTGATTGGACAAGACCAAAGGACGATACCCCATGA
- a CDS encoding SIR2 family protein, whose product MRKRRMFILAGNGLSVDLIHYLQLKLDTSSPLKSFHNPNIKFDPFINKLDTIKNKLMPLSHNQSDFDAMNEFLDFGHWKKYDQQNESELRKFLALSYSTFQLEMDKYNLVQWPWTMWMKKYRKDIIGLISFNYDLILENAFRQAHPITGYHRVGTNNERGGIPLFKPHGSIDFEIAPDLRTAEDNTSTWSARMNGNQIHKSNRKGFVTTVSYHDVDDFRLQPDLIPPTQENYHKERAWIQDLFKSYSNCVQHFDVNTFVIVGHSFGNPDRKEIKYFISELPKGCSFYIVNPSYNSEAIQELIAFIESNRHIVRETREYGPPHLV is encoded by the coding sequence ATGAGAAAAAGAAGAATGTTTATTTTGGCTGGAAATGGTTTATCTGTTGATTTGATACACTACTTACAGTTGAAGCTTGATACCTCCTCACCATTAAAATCTTTTCATAATCCAAACATAAAATTTGATCCGTTTATTAATAAGCTGGATACAATCAAGAATAAGTTAATGCCTCTCTCTCATAATCAATCTGATTTTGATGCGATGAATGAATTTTTAGATTTTGGCCATTGGAAAAAGTATGACCAGCAGAATGAATCCGAATTAAGGAAATTCCTAGCTCTATCTTATTCGACTTTTCAATTAGAAATGGATAAATATAATTTAGTGCAGTGGCCATGGACAATGTGGATGAAGAAATATAGAAAAGATATAATCGGTTTGATATCTTTTAATTATGACTTGATTTTAGAGAATGCTTTTAGGCAAGCACATCCTATCACAGGATATCATCGAGTTGGTACAAATAATGAAAGAGGCGGCATACCATTATTCAAGCCACATGGGTCAATTGATTTTGAAATAGCTCCAGATTTAAGGACGGCTGAAGATAATACTTCTACTTGGAGTGCAAGAATGAATGGGAATCAAATACATAAATCAAATAGAAAAGGTTTTGTGACAACAGTTTCCTATCATGATGTAGATGATTTTAGATTACAACCGGACTTAATACCACCGACGCAGGAAAATTACCATAAAGAAAGAGCATGGATTCAAGATCTATTTAAGAGCTATTCAAACTGTGTGCAACACTTTGATGTGAATACATTTGTAATAGTTGGTCACTCATTTGGAAATCCGGACAGAAAGGAAATAAAATATTTTATTTCTGAACTACCAAAGGGTTGTTCCTTTTATATTGTTAATCCTTCGTATAACTCCGAGGCTATTCAAGAATTGATTGCTTTTATTGAATCGAATCGTCATATAGTGAGAGAAACACGAGAATATGGTCCGCCTCATTTAGTGTAA
- a CDS encoding HAD family hydrolase, with the protein MDTIIFDVDDTLYDQALSFHHTFRKMFEGSFTYEEIDQIYKVSRKYSEILFDQSEAGEISEFDWQTGRIIAACKNFDIPIDTKKAAAFHEAYVDEQQNIAMFEEIEELLDLLYKQGKQLAILTNGEEQHQKRKIEQLKLNKWIPVENIFISGTLGHAKPKKEVFQIIEEKLQLDRTKTVYIGDSFEKDVLGAKQVGWHAIWMNHRKRELPVDAPFKPDQEVFSAKELLGLFV; encoded by the coding sequence ATGGACACAATAATTTTTGATGTGGATGACACATTATATGATCAAGCGCTATCCTTTCATCATACGTTCAGAAAGATGTTTGAAGGATCATTTACATATGAAGAGATTGATCAGATATACAAAGTTAGTCGTAAATATAGTGAGATCTTATTTGATCAAAGTGAAGCAGGCGAAATATCAGAATTCGATTGGCAAACGGGTCGTATTATAGCTGCCTGTAAGAATTTTGATATACCTATAGATACAAAAAAAGCAGCAGCTTTTCATGAAGCGTATGTTGATGAACAACAAAACATCGCAATGTTTGAGGAAATAGAAGAGCTGTTGGATTTGCTTTATAAGCAGGGTAAACAGCTTGCGATCCTAACAAATGGAGAAGAGCAACATCAGAAGCGGAAAATTGAGCAGTTAAAACTTAATAAATGGATTCCGGTCGAGAATATCTTTATTTCTGGAACCCTTGGTCATGCAAAACCGAAAAAAGAAGTCTTTCAGATTATCGAAGAAAAGCTCCAGCTTGATAGAACAAAAACTGTATATATCGGGGACTCTTTTGAAAAAGATGTTTTAGGAGCAAAACAAGTTGGATGGCATGCAATCTGGATGAATCATCGCAAAAGAGAATTGCCAGTTGATGCTCCGTTTAAACCAGATCAAGAAGTGTTTAGTGCAAAAGAGCTGTTAGGATTATTTGTGTAA
- a CDS encoding Cof-type HAD-IIB family hydrolase yields the protein MAYKMIVLDLDDTLLRNDQTISKRTKLALMNAQEKGIKVVLASGRPTFGMKKIAEELSLAKYGSYILSFNGGKIINCHSNEELLSSTLSVENIKRIYDLSRREDVFVHTYVGDELITEAENPYTTIEAELTGLPIKLVPNFVDFVSEPVVKILMVDAPDKLKNVEKKLQAELAEEFSVMRSKPYFLEFTEKGVTKGTSLDHLIKACGIKREEVIAIGDSYNDQAMIEFAGLGVAMGNSPDDIKAIADYVTDTNMNDGVAKVVDKFI from the coding sequence ATGGCCTATAAAATGATAGTACTAGATTTAGATGACACGTTATTGCGCAATGATCAGACAATTTCTAAGCGCACAAAATTAGCTTTGATGAATGCACAAGAAAAAGGGATAAAAGTAGTCCTTGCCTCTGGTCGACCAACGTTTGGCATGAAAAAAATTGCCGAAGAACTTTCTTTAGCGAAATATGGGAGTTATATTCTTTCGTTTAATGGGGGTAAGATAATAAATTGTCATTCTAATGAAGAGTTGTTGAGCAGTACCTTATCTGTAGAAAATATAAAAAGAATTTATGACCTAAGCCGTCGTGAAGATGTTTTTGTCCATACTTATGTAGGTGATGAACTTATTACAGAAGCCGAGAATCCCTATACAACGATAGAAGCTGAACTTACTGGACTACCAATAAAATTAGTACCTAATTTTGTAGACTTTGTTTCTGAACCCGTTGTTAAGATCTTAATGGTGGACGCTCCTGATAAATTAAAGAATGTTGAAAAAAAACTTCAAGCTGAATTAGCAGAAGAATTTAGTGTGATGCGTTCGAAGCCATACTTTCTAGAATTCACGGAAAAAGGTGTAACAAAAGGGACAAGCCTTGACCACTTAATCAAAGCTTGTGGCATTAAACGTGAGGAAGTCATAGCTATCGGTGACAGTTACAATGATCAAGCAATGATTGAATTTGCCGGTCTCGGTGTCGCAATGGGAAATTCCCCAGATGACATCAAAGCAATAGCTGATTACGTAACAGACACAAATATGAACGATGGAGTAGCAAAAGTTGTTGATAAATTTATTTAA
- a CDS encoding IS1182 family transposase produces MLRLEPKQLSLHSILYSKIPENHILKIISTVVDFSFINKLLENSYCKQFGRPAKEPELMCKLLFLQHLYNLSDEKVIEEAGLNLAYMYFIGINPEDDLPDKSLLSKFRTQRLVEGSLDEMITEIVRQCVDKGIIEGKSVSIDATHMEANTIKKTPERLMKHLGKKIIQTYEEETEKPLENVPSAPNYKEIEDHNEAKTVMKTYLETVIDQAEEKTSEKESKTSEIIQKTKDILTDPKFMHQKGVRSLIDEDARVGRKSKTQGFYGYKTEFVMTTDERIITSVRTANGAYMDGSYAKEMLEETKRSGVKVEEVYGDKAYFRKAILNVIEETMAKAYIPVSHSVYRIDESEYTYNKDSDEWYCSQGNTTVDKKRYISNRKDGKREGYKYYFELNQCKTCPFHDLCTQKRARRILTIGLNTTDYYEMSQYQKTEEFKEKYKKRASIEGKNAELKRFHGLSRARGYGLLSVSIQSKLAAIAVNMMRISAIVSSSYSSVLIKKYIFRVSWSFR; encoded by the coding sequence ATGCTTCGACTAGAGCCAAAACAATTAAGTCTTCACTCTATATTATATAGTAAAATACCAGAAAATCATATACTTAAGATCATTTCAACTGTAGTAGATTTTAGCTTTATCAATAAATTACTAGAGAACAGTTATTGTAAGCAATTTGGACGACCGGCGAAAGAGCCGGAATTGATGTGCAAACTCCTTTTTCTGCAACATCTCTATAATTTATCTGACGAGAAAGTTATCGAAGAAGCCGGTTTGAATTTAGCTTACATGTACTTTATCGGTATTAATCCTGAGGACGATCTTCCAGATAAAAGTCTGCTTTCGAAGTTTAGAACACAGCGTTTAGTAGAAGGCTCGCTTGACGAGATGATTACGGAAATTGTTAGGCAATGTGTAGATAAAGGCATCATTGAGGGGAAAAGTGTAAGTATAGATGCCACACACATGGAAGCCAACACAATAAAGAAAACACCAGAGCGTCTAATGAAACATTTAGGTAAAAAAATTATTCAGACCTACGAAGAAGAAACAGAAAAACCATTAGAAAATGTGCCATCGGCACCTAACTATAAAGAAATTGAGGACCACAACGAAGCAAAAACTGTGATGAAGACTTATTTGGAAACAGTGATTGATCAAGCAGAAGAAAAGACTTCTGAGAAAGAATCAAAAACGTCAGAAATTATTCAAAAAACAAAAGATATTCTTACTGATCCTAAATTTATGCATCAAAAAGGGGTCCGTTCTCTCATTGATGAAGATGCACGAGTTGGTCGTAAAAGTAAAACCCAAGGTTTTTATGGTTATAAAACGGAGTTTGTCATGACAACAGATGAACGAATTATTACATCTGTTCGAACCGCGAATGGTGCTTATATGGATGGAAGTTATGCCAAAGAAATGTTGGAAGAAACAAAGCGATCTGGTGTGAAGGTGGAAGAAGTCTACGGTGACAAAGCCTATTTCAGAAAGGCAATTCTGAATGTTATAGAAGAAACAATGGCGAAGGCATATATACCAGTAAGTCACTCCGTTTACAGAATAGACGAAAGCGAATATACCTATAATAAAGATTCGGATGAATGGTATTGTAGTCAAGGCAATACGACTGTAGACAAAAAACGTTACATTTCAAACAGAAAGGATGGAAAAAGAGAAGGCTATAAATATTATTTTGAGCTCAATCAATGTAAAACTTGTCCGTTTCATGACCTGTGTACACAAAAGCGTGCAAGAAGAATTCTAACTATTGGGTTGAACACAACAGATTACTATGAGATGTCTCAATATCAGAAGACAGAAGAGTTCAAGGAAAAATATAAAAAAAGGGCTTCAATTGAAGGTAAAAATGCGGAGCTTAAAAGATTTCACGGCCTATCCAGAGCCAGGGGGTATGGTCTATTAAGTGTGTCCATACAATCAAAATTAGCTGCAATCGCAGTTAATATGATGAGGATATCAGCAATAGTGTCCTCTTCATATTCATCTGTTTTAATAAAAAAGTACATTTTTAGAGTTTCATGGTCATTCAGATAA
- a CDS encoding DUF1206 domain-containing protein — translation MEITNSSKTSTEQAKEELKPWIRRLARIGYMAKGLVFVMVGILTFMAAIGVGGNTSGTQGMFRSLAGMPFGEILLWLIVIGLLLYEMWLLIKVIEDPQNKGKGLKGLFSRGASLVIAIIYGGLIYSAFKIAINAGSSGGNTEKTITAKLLSQPLGQWIIVAIGVIIIGYGLLELYKGVTTKFIKRFHTEDMSSHEYKIAKNAGRLGLASRGIVFFMIGFLFIKTAWTSNSDQVKGLDGVLSELSQEPYGQLMLAITAMGLFLYGVYQIARGRYQHMGLGKY, via the coding sequence ATGGAAATAACAAACTCTAGCAAGACATCAACAGAACAAGCTAAAGAAGAATTGAAGCCCTGGATTAGACGCCTTGCAAGAATCGGATATATGGCAAAAGGTTTGGTGTTTGTGATGGTTGGTATATTAACGTTTATGGCAGCGATTGGAGTTGGTGGCAACACATCAGGTACACAAGGAATGTTTAGATCTTTAGCTGGAATGCCTTTTGGTGAAATATTACTCTGGCTAATTGTTATTGGGTTATTATTATATGAAATGTGGTTACTCATTAAAGTTATTGAAGATCCACAAAATAAAGGAAAGGGATTGAAAGGACTTTTTTCACGAGGAGCAAGTTTGGTAATTGCCATTATATATGGCGGACTTATTTATAGTGCTTTTAAAATAGCTATAAATGCAGGAAGTAGTGGTGGTAATACCGAGAAAACAATAACCGCTAAGTTATTATCACAACCTTTGGGACAATGGATCATAGTAGCAATTGGAGTAATTATCATTGGTTATGGACTATTAGAGCTTTACAAGGGAGTTACTACAAAGTTCATCAAAAGATTTCACACAGAGGATATGAGCTCGCATGAATATAAAATTGCTAAGAATGCCGGGAGATTAGGTCTAGCTTCACGAGGAATTGTGTTCTTTATGATTGGTTTTTTATTTATTAAAACAGCGTGGACTTCTAATTCCGATCAAGTAAAAGGACTAGATGGTGTCCTATCAGAATTATCTCAAGAGCCTTACGGACAGTTAATGCTTGCAATAACTGCAATGGGGCTATTCTTATATGGTGTTTACCAAATTGCGAGGGGTAGATATCAACATATGGGCTTAGGAAAATACTGA
- a CDS encoding M24 family metallopeptidase — translation MNYKEKIKYEEVSAPIIESATQPVDLTDETMQLHKEKVLERMKEKMMDVLLVYADREHGTNFGYLAGFEPRFEEAVLVLHQSGKTYMLLGNESLRMQQYSRIPVEAIAIPHFSLPNQPMGNSKTFSELIQSAGIEKGMKIGIAGWKMFTSEMDENEQLFDTPYFIVEAVKKLVGEAGHVYNATSLFIHPGTGARVNMNANEIAHYEFGASLASSRMMKMLDKLEPGMTEMELADELAAYGQPNNVQTICATGDRFTNAVVAPRAKKVSIGDKFSSTLGFKGGLTNRSGYVVTSAEELPEDVSDYLEAVARPYFAANVAWYENIEIGMTGSDMYEVIESVLPKSVYGWKLNPGHLTAGEEWMSSPMYPGSDIAVSSGMLFQVDIIPSVPGYGGANAEDGIAIANEGLRKQIAENYPDVWRRIQARRDYMIKTLGIRLKPEVLPLSTINGYYRPFLLNKKYAFKVN, via the coding sequence ATGAACTATAAAGAGAAGATTAAGTATGAAGAGGTATCGGCTCCTATAATAGAAAGTGCAACCCAACCAGTTGATCTAACGGATGAAACCATGCAACTTCATAAAGAAAAAGTGTTAGAGCGTATGAAAGAGAAAATGATGGATGTTCTTTTAGTTTATGCAGATCGAGAACATGGTACTAACTTTGGTTATCTCGCAGGATTTGAACCGAGGTTTGAAGAAGCTGTCTTGGTTTTGCATCAAAGCGGAAAGACATATATGTTATTAGGAAATGAATCGCTTCGCATGCAACAATATAGTCGAATTCCTGTAGAGGCAATTGCTATTCCTCATTTCTCTTTACCAAATCAACCTATGGGAAATAGTAAGACATTCTCAGAATTAATTCAATCTGCTGGCATTGAAAAGGGTATGAAAATAGGTATAGCTGGGTGGAAGATGTTTACAAGTGAAATGGATGAAAATGAGCAGCTGTTTGATACACCATATTTTATTGTAGAAGCTGTTAAAAAACTTGTTGGGGAAGCAGGACATGTGTACAACGCAACCTCACTTTTTATTCATCCCGGTACAGGAGCTCGAGTCAATATGAATGCTAATGAAATCGCACATTATGAATTTGGAGCATCCTTAGCCTCTTCACGTATGATGAAAATGCTGGACAAGCTAGAACCGGGTATGACTGAAATGGAGCTAGCTGATGAATTGGCAGCTTACGGACAACCAAATAATGTCCAGACAATCTGTGCAACAGGTGATCGTTTTACTAATGCTGTTGTAGCACCAAGAGCTAAAAAGGTTAGTATTGGTGATAAATTTTCATCAACACTTGGTTTCAAAGGTGGGCTTACTAATCGTTCTGGCTACGTGGTTACATCTGCAGAAGAATTACCAGAAGATGTCTCAGATTATCTGGAAGCAGTAGCTCGACCATACTTTGCAGCTAATGTTGCCTGGTATGAAAATATTGAAATTGGTATGACTGGTTCAGATATGTATGAGGTAATTGAATCTGTTCTTCCTAAATCGGTTTATGGTTGGAAATTAAATCCCGGTCACTTAACGGCTGGAGAAGAGTGGATGTCATCACCAATGTACCCTGGGTCAGATATTGCTGTTTCGAGTGGCATGCTGTTCCAGGTTGATATCATCCCGAGTGTTCCTGGATATGGTGGAGCAAATGCAGAAGATGGTATAGCTATAGCTAATGAAGGATTAAGAAAGCAAATTGCAGAAAATTATCCAGATGTATGGCGAAGAATACAAGCACGTCGAGATTATATGATTAAGACGCTAGGTATTCGTCTTAAGCCAGAAGTTCTTCCATTGTCTACTATAAATGGTTATTACCGACCGTTTTTATTGAATAAAAAATATGCATTCAAAGTTAATTAA
- a CDS encoding GGDEF domain-containing protein — protein MQYLVQFQINIFAIMILMVIFLIIKMKSKVKSFGKKLLKVIIIASAVAIVIEPLTWIFDGMQFFGSFLLEYSTNFLLFMMGPILGGLMLSYVDYHVFKAPKRISKRIFYQGISIITFIVLMINIFHPIYFEVDPVTNGFSSGDYKWIHYLVLAGLYIYMFLFVIINRKRIKFYVINIFLVFFMLPIVGMVVQLFDSRLYFSWTSIVLGILVAYVFLETTSSEEDYLTKLYNRKSYENYVEHLIEADKYFSVILIDLDDFKNINDQYGHNKGDQVIVAFAQILQRVFNNNSLVSRLGGDEFIVVIEKMDVEVIQFISSIDLLLKKHEDEFINRLSFSYGYQEYSKTMNADELFTIVDKKMYKDKKTNSIEPATSHL, from the coding sequence ATGCAATATTTAGTGCAATTTCAAATAAATATTTTTGCAATAATGATTTTAATGGTGATATTTTTAATTATAAAAATGAAATCTAAGGTAAAAAGTTTTGGGAAAAAACTACTCAAGGTAATTATAATAGCCAGTGCAGTCGCCATCGTGATTGAACCATTAACATGGATATTTGATGGGATGCAATTTTTTGGTTCCTTTTTGTTAGAATACTCCACAAATTTTTTATTGTTTATGATGGGACCTATCTTAGGTGGGTTAATGTTATCGTATGTTGACTACCATGTTTTTAAAGCCCCCAAACGAATCTCTAAACGAATATTTTATCAAGGTATAAGTATTATTACATTTATAGTGTTAATGATTAACATATTTCACCCAATTTATTTTGAAGTTGATCCAGTCACAAATGGTTTCAGTAGTGGTGATTATAAATGGATTCATTATTTGGTACTAGCAGGTCTATATATCTATATGTTTCTCTTTGTGATAATAAATAGAAAAAGAATTAAATTCTATGTAATTAATATTTTCTTAGTGTTTTTTATGCTGCCTATAGTTGGAATGGTCGTGCAACTGTTTGATTCAAGATTATACTTTTCTTGGACATCTATTGTATTAGGAATATTGGTTGCCTATGTATTTTTGGAAACTACATCGTCAGAGGAAGACTATCTTACAAAATTATATAATCGGAAAAGTTATGAAAACTATGTAGAGCACTTAATTGAAGCTGATAAGTATTTTTCTGTAATCTTAATTGATTTAGATGATTTTAAAAACATAAATGATCAATATGGCCATAATAAAGGAGATCAAGTGATCGTCGCATTCGCTCAAATATTGCAGAGAGTTTTTAACAATAATTCACTCGTTTCAAGGTTGGGGGGAGATGAGTTTATTGTCGTGATTGAGAAAATGGATGTAGAGGTGATACAATTTATCTCAAGCATAGATCTATTGCTAAAAAAACATGAAGATGAATTTATTAATAGACTATCTTTTAGCTATGGTTACCAAGAATATTCAAAAACGATGAATGCAGATGAACTTTTTACTATTGTTGATAAGAAAATGTATAAAGATAAAAAAACGAACAGTATAGAGCCTGCCACTTCTCACCTTTAA